In Pleuronectes platessa chromosome 4, fPlePla1.1, whole genome shotgun sequence, the following proteins share a genomic window:
- the stx2b gene encoding syntaxin-2 isoform X3 codes for MKDRLPELTASRTAPDEDVAVTLDRDGFMESFFRRVEEVRGLIDKIAYQVEEVRKMHSMILSAPNPDDKGTKDQLDALTNDIKGNANVVRTKLKSMEQSLPKDDAANRSSVDFRIQKTQHTVLSRKFVEVMTQYNETQVFFRERSKGRIQRQLEITGRSTTIEELEYMLESGNPSIFTSDIISDSQITRQAVNEIESRHQDIIRLETSIRELHAMFMDMAMLVETQGEMVDNIEKNVSNAAEYILRAKEETKKAVRYQKKSRRKRLCLATCGAAVLLLLLIIIVGVFE; via the exons ATGAAGGATCGACTGCCCGAGCTGACTGCT AGCCGGACAGCACCAGACGAGGATGTGGCAGTCACGTTGGACAGAGACGGGTTCATGGAGAGCTTCTTCAGGAGG GTTGAAGAAGTTCGAGGACTCATTGATAAGATCGCCTACcaagtggaggaggtgaggaagatGCACAGCATGATCCTGTCTGCACCCAACCCTGATGACA aaggaaCAAAGGATCAACTGGATGCACTGACCAATGATATCAAAGGGAACGCCAACGTGGTGcgaacaaaattaaaat CCATGGAGCAGAGTTTGCCCAAAGATGATGCAGCCAACAGATCCTCTGTTGACTTCAGGATCCAGAAAACACAG CACACAGTTCTGTCAAGGAAGTTTGTGGAGGTCATGACCCAGTACAATGAGACGCAAGTTTTCTTTCGGGAAAGAAGCAAAGGCAGGATCCAGAGACAGCTGGAGATAA cTGGAAGATCGACCACTATTGAGGAGCTGGAGTACATGTTAGAAAGTGGAAatccatccatctttacatCTGAT atcATTTCTGATTCCCAGATCACACGTCAGGCCGTAAACGAGATAGAGTCACGACACCAAGACATCATTCGTCTGGAGACGAGCATCAGAGAGCTCCATGCCATGTTCATGGACATGGCAATGCTGGTAGAAACTCAG GGGGAAATGGTTGACAACATTGAGAAAAACGTCTCCAACGCAGCCGAATACATTCTCCGTGCAAAGGAGGAGACCAAAAAGGCAGTGAGATACCAGAAAAAATCCCGAAGG